A part of Vigna radiata var. radiata cultivar VC1973A chromosome 11, Vradiata_ver6, whole genome shotgun sequence genomic DNA contains:
- the LOC106777167 gene encoding estradiol 17-beta-dehydrogenase 1 isoform X1 produces MIRSTASSSSARGIATIVGVGPKLGRSIARNFAHHGYTVAILARDLGRLSRVAEEIAREEKAQVFAIRVDCADSKSVRDAFEGVHSLGFIEVLVYNANYQPLSPNPTSFQNIHLDTFQNSVAVSAVGAFHCAQQVLTGMVERGKGTILFTGCSASLNGIPGYSQLCCGKFALRALAQCLAREFQPHGVHIAHVIIDGVVAPPSYCRRKSGSVGDEISISSGEDEGTVDPDAVAQTYWHLHIQDRTAWTQEIDLRSNTATFF; encoded by the exons ATGATCAGAAGCACCGCAAGCTCTAGCTCCGCCCGAGGCATTGCTACCATAGTCGGCGTGGGTCCCAAGCTAGGTCGTTCCATCGCCCGCAACTTCGCTCACCATGGCTACACTGTTGCCATTCTCGCTCGCGACCTAG GTAGATTGTCGAGAGTGGCGGAAGAAATAGCGAGGGAAGAGAAAGCACAGGTGTTTGCGATACGCGTGGACTGCGCCGATTCCAAAAGCGTGAGGGATGCATTCGAAGGAGTTCATTCCCTCGGATTCATTGAGGTTCTTGTCTATAATGCTAATTACCAACCCCTCTCTCCCAATCCCACCTCCTTCCAAAACATCCATCTcgacacttttcaaaattccgtCGCTGTTTCCGCCGTCGGTGCCTTCCACTGCGCTCAACAG GTGTTGACGGGGATGGTGGAAAGAGGGAAGGGCACGATCCTTTTCACCGGCTGTTCTGCTTCACTGAATGGCATACCTGGATACTCCCAACTAT GCTGCGGGAAGTTCGCGTTGAGAGCGCTGGCACAATGCTtggcaagggaatttcaacctcACGGAGTGCACATAGCACATGTAATCATTGACGGTGTTGTTGCCCCACCCAG TTATTGTCGGAGAAAATCAGGTTCGGTTGGGGATGAAATAAGCATAAGCAGTGGAGAGGATGAGGGCACAGTGGACCCAGACGCCGTGGCTCAAACATATTGGCACTTGCACATTCAGGACCGAACCGCTTGGACCCAAGAAATTGATCTGCGTTCCAACACTGCTACATTCTTCTAG
- the LOC106777167 gene encoding estradiol 17-beta-dehydrogenase 1 isoform X2, protein MIRSTASSSSARGIATIVGVGPKLGRSIARNFAHHGYTVAILARDLGRLSRVAEEIAREEKAQVFAIRVDCADSKSVRDAFEGVHSLGFIEVLVYNANYQPLSPNPTSFQNIHLDTFQNSVAVSAVGAFHCAQQVLTGMVERGKGTILFTGCSASLNGIPGYSQLCCGKFALRALAQCLAREFQPHGVHIAHVIIDGVVAPPRFGWG, encoded by the exons ATGATCAGAAGCACCGCAAGCTCTAGCTCCGCCCGAGGCATTGCTACCATAGTCGGCGTGGGTCCCAAGCTAGGTCGTTCCATCGCCCGCAACTTCGCTCACCATGGCTACACTGTTGCCATTCTCGCTCGCGACCTAG GTAGATTGTCGAGAGTGGCGGAAGAAATAGCGAGGGAAGAGAAAGCACAGGTGTTTGCGATACGCGTGGACTGCGCCGATTCCAAAAGCGTGAGGGATGCATTCGAAGGAGTTCATTCCCTCGGATTCATTGAGGTTCTTGTCTATAATGCTAATTACCAACCCCTCTCTCCCAATCCCACCTCCTTCCAAAACATCCATCTcgacacttttcaaaattccgtCGCTGTTTCCGCCGTCGGTGCCTTCCACTGCGCTCAACAG GTGTTGACGGGGATGGTGGAAAGAGGGAAGGGCACGATCCTTTTCACCGGCTGTTCTGCTTCACTGAATGGCATACCTGGATACTCCCAACTAT GCTGCGGGAAGTTCGCGTTGAGAGCGCTGGCACAATGCTtggcaagggaatttcaacctcACGGAGTGCACATAGCACATGTAATCATTGACGGTGTTGTTGCCCCACCCAG GTTCGGTTGGGGATGA
- the LOC106776945 gene encoding zinc finger CCCH domain-containing protein 62 isoform X2: MGWGGGVPKRGGAGINAHSIFVLFSLSPPNSYGPVLNAITQFREMDQMRGKDIVMVSSSEEEGVEEEDDDDDDEEVEEEDDDDEEEDSDFDEASESESESESDDNDVDDSSLSDKVVSLLREGKDIQSLKLKECKAYLRNHGLRIAGNRDICVARIREHWRLKYGSGYTLYPKSSFTINCTGDVCTGDVVLFRQKVYEKFSKVTRHGKVIGNRTVAGRVVKESYGAAKQQHTFTVEVLWSIGVRKLPPLSPLLVKGRNLYKQKTYRQRWENEADRIEVLHEKHRRGAAARSKRALKNKKRSCLANECRVSKRSHEIHNEKRSKSGRSSVDNVRHQDGFRRANSFQPRATTSSTPVTWKENASSRASRYTGGSHHSDEFDRYQVPVYPSYDSYPQSTYRYHVNSQSRNVPSEFFYHNRGLIPPYRPPVGIPPYRPPVGEFTTRSQHLVTNHNRHTQTNPYDIELKNYGGRKYGI, encoded by the exons ATGGGATGGGGAGGTGGAGTTCCAAAGAGGGGAGGTGCAGGCATCAACGCCCATTCAATTTTCGTACTTTTCTCATTGTCCCCTCCCAACTCCTACGGGCCTGTCCTGAACGCTATTACACAGTTTCGGGAAATGGATCAAATGAGAGGAAAAGACATTGTCATGGTTTCGTCGTCTGAAGAAGAAGGAGTAGAAGAGGAAGACGACgacgatgatgatgaagaagtagaagaggaagatgatgatgatgaagaagaagatagcgATTTCGATGAAGCATCAGAATCCGAATCCGAATCCGAATCCGATGACAATGACGTTGACGATTCCTCTCTCTCCGATAAAGTCGTCTCCCTACTTCGAG AAGGAAAGGATATTCAATCCTTGAAACTAAAGGAATGCAAGGCTTATCTACGGAATCATGGCCTGAGAATAGCGGGAAATAGAGATATTTGTGTTGCCAGGATAAGGGAGCATTGGAG GTTAAAATACGGGAGTGGATACACGCTCTACCCAAAATCATCCTTTACCATTAATTGTACCG GTGATGTCTGCACGGGAGATGTTGTACTGTTCAGACAAAAGGTTTATGAAAA GTTTAGTAAAGTGACTAGGCATGGAAAAGTTATAGGAAACAGAACTGTTGCTGGCAGGGTTGTGAAGGAGAGCTATGGTGCAGCTAAACAACAGCATACCTTCACT GTGGAGGTGTTGTGGAGTATTGGGGTTAGGAAATTGCCTCCACTCTCCCCTTTACTCGTAAAGGGACGGAATCTCTACAAACAGAAAACTTACAGACAG AGATGGGAAAATGAAGCTGATAGAATCGAAGTACTTCATGAGAAGCACAGACGCGGTGCAGCAGCGAGATCTAAGAGAGCGTTGAAGAACAAAAAGAGAAGTTGTCTTGCGAATGAATGTAGAG TTTCCAAACGGTCGCATGAAATCCACAATGAAAAACGGTCAAAATCAGGAAGATCCTCTGTAGATAATGTGAGGCACCAAGATGGCTTCAGAAGAGCAAATAGCTTTCAACCTCGAGCGACCACTTCATCAACTCCAGTAACATGGAAGGAGAATGCATCCTCAAGAGCGTCCAGATATACTGGAGGAAGTCATCATTCGGATGAATTTGACCGTTACCAAGTTCCAGTTTATCCATCATATGATAGTTATCCGCAAAGTACATACCGATATCATGTAAATTCTCAAAGCAGGAACGTGCCAAGCGAATTCTTTTATCACAACAGAGGTCTAATTCCACCTTACAGGCCTCCTGTTGGTATTCCACCTTACAGGCCTCCTGTTGGTGAATTCACAACTAGATCGCAACACCTGGTAACCAACCATAATCGTCATACCCAGACAAACCCATACGACATCGAATTGAAGAATTATGGAGGGAGAAAGTACGGTATATGA
- the LOC106776945 gene encoding zinc finger CCCH domain-containing protein 62 isoform X1, whose amino-acid sequence MGWGGGVPKRGGAGINAHSIFVLFSLSPPNSYGPVLNAITQFREMDQMRGKDIVMVSSSEEEGVEEEDDDDDDEEVEEEDDDDEEEDSDFDEASESESESESDDNDVDDSSLSDKVVSLLREGKDIQSLKLKECKAYLRNHGLRIAGNRDICVARIREHWRLKYGSGYTLYPKSSFTINCTGDVCTGDVVLFRQKVYEKFSKVTRHGKVIGNRTVAGRVVKESYGAAKQQHTFTVEVLWSIGVRKLPPLSPLLVKGRNLYKQKTYRQRWENEADRIEVLHEKHRRGAAARSKRALKNKKRSCLANECRGNFGFQQTGLLHYVIVFHSISGRSSVDNVRHQDGFRRANSFQPRATTSSTPVTWKENASSRASRYTGGSHHSDEFDRYQVPVYPSYDSYPQSTYRYHVNSQSRNVPSEFFYHNRGLIPPYRPPVGIPPYRPPVGEFTTRSQHLVTNHNRHTQTNPYDIELKNYGGRKYGI is encoded by the exons ATGGGATGGGGAGGTGGAGTTCCAAAGAGGGGAGGTGCAGGCATCAACGCCCATTCAATTTTCGTACTTTTCTCATTGTCCCCTCCCAACTCCTACGGGCCTGTCCTGAACGCTATTACACAGTTTCGGGAAATGGATCAAATGAGAGGAAAAGACATTGTCATGGTTTCGTCGTCTGAAGAAGAAGGAGTAGAAGAGGAAGACGACgacgatgatgatgaagaagtagaagaggaagatgatgatgatgaagaagaagatagcgATTTCGATGAAGCATCAGAATCCGAATCCGAATCCGAATCCGATGACAATGACGTTGACGATTCCTCTCTCTCCGATAAAGTCGTCTCCCTACTTCGAG AAGGAAAGGATATTCAATCCTTGAAACTAAAGGAATGCAAGGCTTATCTACGGAATCATGGCCTGAGAATAGCGGGAAATAGAGATATTTGTGTTGCCAGGATAAGGGAGCATTGGAG GTTAAAATACGGGAGTGGATACACGCTCTACCCAAAATCATCCTTTACCATTAATTGTACCG GTGATGTCTGCACGGGAGATGTTGTACTGTTCAGACAAAAGGTTTATGAAAA GTTTAGTAAAGTGACTAGGCATGGAAAAGTTATAGGAAACAGAACTGTTGCTGGCAGGGTTGTGAAGGAGAGCTATGGTGCAGCTAAACAACAGCATACCTTCACT GTGGAGGTGTTGTGGAGTATTGGGGTTAGGAAATTGCCTCCACTCTCCCCTTTACTCGTAAAGGGACGGAATCTCTACAAACAGAAAACTTACAGACAG AGATGGGAAAATGAAGCTGATAGAATCGAAGTACTTCATGAGAAGCACAGACGCGGTGCAGCAGCGAGATCTAAGAGAGCGTTGAAGAACAAAAAGAGAAGTTGTCTTGCGAATGAATGTAGAGGTAATTTTGGATTTCAGCAGACGGGTCTGTTGCACTATGTTATAGTTTTTCACAGTATTAGTG GAAGATCCTCTGTAGATAATGTGAGGCACCAAGATGGCTTCAGAAGAGCAAATAGCTTTCAACCTCGAGCGACCACTTCATCAACTCCAGTAACATGGAAGGAGAATGCATCCTCAAGAGCGTCCAGATATACTGGAGGAAGTCATCATTCGGATGAATTTGACCGTTACCAAGTTCCAGTTTATCCATCATATGATAGTTATCCGCAAAGTACATACCGATATCATGTAAATTCTCAAAGCAGGAACGTGCCAAGCGAATTCTTTTATCACAACAGAGGTCTAATTCCACCTTACAGGCCTCCTGTTGGTATTCCACCTTACAGGCCTCCTGTTGGTGAATTCACAACTAGATCGCAACACCTGGTAACCAACCATAATCGTCATACCCAGACAAACCCATACGACATCGAATTGAAGAATTATGGAGGGAGAAAGTACGGTATATGA
- the LOC106778109 gene encoding CDPK-related kinase 5 has protein sequence MGLCTSKPTLSSTQSATHSPTLHSQDVAVAVTHSHSAEPHLRSTDGESENPKEPENGKRSPFFPFYSPSPGRYVLPISPRRFFKRSFLSPSPAKHIRAALARRHGSVKPNEAAIPETEGFAGLNKTFGFSKHLGNKYEVGDEVGRGHFGYTCVAKVKKGEVKGQQVAVKVIPKAKMTTAIAIEDVRREVKILRALTTHKNLVQFYDAYEDHDNVYIVMELCEGGELLDRILSRGGKYTEEDAKVVLRQILDVVAFCHLQGVVHRDLKPENFLFTSKDENSILKTIDFGLSDFVKPDERLNDIVGSAYYVAPEVLHRAYSTEADVWSIGVIAYILLCGSRPFWARTESGIFHAVVKADPSFDEPPWPSLSDEATNFVMRLLNKDPRKRMSAAQALCHPWIKNKDVKVPLDILIFKLMKAYMRSSSLRKAALRALSKTLTVDELFYLREQFSLLNPSKNGSISLENITSVLMLSATDAMNESRVPDFLISLNALQFRRMDFDEFCAAALSVHQLETHDQWEQRARYAYELFEKDGNKAILIDELASVLGLGPSVPVHAVLHDWIRHTDGKLSFIGFVKLLHGPSRSLAKAQ, from the exons ATGGGTCTCTGCACTTCCAAACCTACTCTCTCCTCTACCCAATCTGCCACTCACTCCCCCACTCTACATTCTCAAGACGTGGCCGTCGCAGTCACTCACAGTCACAGTGCCGAACCTCACTTGCGCAGCACCGATGGCGAGAGCGAAAACCCTAAGGAGCCTGAGAACGGTAAGAGATCTCCCTTCTTTCCATTCTACAGTCCGAGTCCGGGTCGCTATGTGTTACCCATCTCGCCGCGCCGCTTCTTCAAACGATCATTTCTGTCGCCCTCGCCGGCGAAGCACATAAGGGCAGCGCTGGCGCGGCGGCACGGGTCGGTGAAACCCAACGAGGCCGCCATACCTGAGACGGAGGGGTTCGCTGGGCTGAACAAGACTTTTGGATTCTCCAAACATTTGGGAAATAAATACGAAGTTGGAGATGAGGTTGGGAGAGGGCATTTTGGATACACTTGTGTTGCTAAGGTGAAGAAAGGAGAGGTGAAGGGACAGCAAGTGGCCGTTAAAGTCATTCCAAAAGCCAAG aTGACCACTGCGATTGCTATTGAAGATGTGAGAAGGGAGGTAAAAATTTTGAGAGCTTTGACTACGCACAAGAATCTAGTACAATTCTATGATGCATATGAAGACCATGATAATGTCTATATAGTAATGGA GTTGTGTGAAGGAGGAGAGCTGTTAGACAGAATATTGTCAAg AGGTGGGAAGTACACAGAGGAAGATGCAAAAGTTGTCCTTAGACAAATACTGGATGTGGTAGCCTTTTGCCATCTTCAGGGTGTCGTGCACCGTGATCTTAAACCTGAG AACTTCTTGTTCACATCCAAGGACGAGAACTCAATCCTGAAGACCATAGACTTTGGGTTGTCAGATTTTGTTAAACCAG ATGAAAGACTTAATGATATTGTTGGCAGTGCATACTATGTGGCACCTGAAGTTCTACATAGAGCTTACAGTACAGAAGCTGATGTATGGAGTATTGGAGTGattgcatatattttattatgtggcAGTCGTCCCTTTTGGGCCCGGACCGAGTCTGGAATCTTCCATGCTGTGGTAAAAGCTGATCCAAGTTTTGATGAACCTCCTTGGCCTTCTCTGTCAGATGAGGcaacaaattttgttatgcGACTACTAAATAAAGATCCACGAAAAAGAATGTCTGCAGCACAGGCATTAT GTCATCCATGGATTAAAAACAAGGATGTGAAAGTACCTCTGGATATTCTAATATTCAAGCTCATGAAAGCATACATGCGTTCCTCATCTCTACGGAAAGCGGCTTTAAGG GCTCTGTCCAAGACATTAACTGTGGATGAGCTATTTTATTTGAGGGAGCAGTTTTCACTTTTAAATCCAAGCAAAAATGGCTCCATTAGCTTGGAAAATATCACATCG GTCTTGATGCTGAGTGCAACAGATGCTATGAACGAGTCACGTGTGCCTGACTTTCTGATATCA CTTAATGCATTACAATTTAGAAGGATGGATTTTGATGAGTTCTGTGCTGCTGCCCTTAGTGTTCATCAACTTGAAACACATGACCAGTGGGAGCAACGCGCACGTTATGCTTACGAACTTTTTGAAAAGGACGGAAACAAGGCCATACTCATTGACGAACTAGCTTCG GTGCTTGGGCTTGGTCCATCTGTCCCTGTTCATGCTGTTCTCCATGATTGGATTCGGCACACTGATGGAAAATTAAGTTTCATTGGGTTTGTCAAATTGTTGCATGGCCCATCTAGAAGTCTTGCAAAAGCTCAATAG
- the LOC106777170 gene encoding peroxidase 10, with protein sequence MESFASNKLPFLSLFWLVFLSPLVCCQLYYNFYDSTCPNLTGIVRYNVLSAMAKDARIAASLLRLHFHDCFVLGCDASVLLDDTDTLKGEKNALPNKNSLRGFELIDTIKANLEKACPSTVSCADILTLAAREAVYLSRGPFWSVPLGRRDGTTASESEANNLPSPFEPLENITAKFISKGLEKKDVAILSGAHTFGFAQCFTFKPRLFDFGGSGKSDPALDESVVESLKKVCPNQADSDTNLAPLDPVTTNTFDNSYYKNIVNKSGLLQSDQALLGDTATASLVNNYSKWPILFFRDFAVSIEKMGRLGALTGQQGQIRANCRAVN encoded by the exons ATGGAGTCATTTGCCTCTAATAAGCTTCCTTTTCTTTCACTGTTTTGGCTTGTGTTCCTCAGTCCTCTAGTGTGCTGTCAACTTTACTATAACTTCTATGACTCAACTTGTCCAAACCTCACCGGAATTGTTCGATACAACGTGTTGTCAGCTATGGCCAAGGACGCAAGGATTGCTGCTTCTCTCTTACGCCTTCATTTTCATGATTGTTTCGTTCTT GGATGTGATGCATCGGTGCTGCTAGATGACACGGATACTCTAAAGGGGGAGAAAAATGCACTGCCTAATAAAAACTCACTCAGAGGATTTGAACTGATTGACACAATCAAGGCCAACTTGGAAAAGGCTTGTCCTTCCACTGTGTCATGTGCTGATATACTAACTCTAGCAGCAAGAGAAGCTGTTTATCTT AGCAGAGGTCCATTTTGGTCTGTGCCTCTTGGACGTAGAGATGGTACGACAGCAAGTGAGAGCGAGGCAAATAACTTGCCATCACCCTTTGAACCTTTAGAAAACATTACGGCCAAGTTTATATCAAAGGGTCTTGAAAAGAAGGATGTAGCAATACTCTCAG GTGCACACACTTTTGGATTTGCTCAATGCTTCACGTTCAAGCCGAGGCTCTTCGACTTTGGTGGGTCTGGTAAATCTGATCCAGCACTAGATGAGTCAGTTGTAGAGAGTTTAAAAAAAGTGTGTCCAAACCAAGCTGATTCTGACACCAATTTGGCTCCCTTGGATCCCGTGACTACTAACACATTTGACAACAGTTACTACAAAAACATTGTGAACAAGTCGGGTTTACTTCAGTCGGACCAGGCTCTTTTGGGTGACACTGCAACTGCTTCATTGGTCAACAACTATAGCAAGTGGCCTATTCTGTTCTTTAGAGACTTTGCTGTTTCTATAGAGAAAATGGGACGCTTAGGTGCCCTTACAGGACAACAAGGCCAAATAAGGGCAAACTGTAGGGCTGTCAACTAA